TCTGGGATCGCCGGTGGTCACGCCGAACTGGAGATCCTTAAACACCTTGAGCTGGCCGTTCCGGAATGTCATCTCGACTACCGAGCCGTAGTTGATGCCGCCGTTGCCGGTGACGTTCGTCTCCCGGTTGATCAGGCGGTTCTCGCAGCAACCCGAGATGGTCCAGTCCAGCGCCTCCTTGAGCGTGGCGCCGTTGGCGAGGTAGAACGGGATGACCATCTCATCGTTGAGCAGTTTCGGGAAGCCCTTGCCGTCCTTGATGACTTCCGCGACGTAATGCAGCAAGCGGTCCGGAGTGTTGGCGTGGATCCGGACGCACGGTTCGGGACAGGTGATCTGCAGTGCGCGGGTGGATTCGAGGATCAGGTACGTCAGGTCATTGGTCGCATCCAGGGCGTCCGGAGTCTGTCCGCCCAGGCAGATGTCCTCGAACTTGGAGAACCCTTCCGTGCCTGCGGCCGCCACCGGGTTCAGCTTCAACTCTACGCACTGGGCCATCTGCAGCCAGACACAGTGCAGCAGCTCCGTGGCGGATTCCTTCGTGATTCGGCCCTCGGCCACGTCCTTCCGGTAGAACGGCCAGAGATACTGGTCCCACCGCCCCTGGCCCATGGCGCTCGAGGTTTGTTCGATGCGATTGAACAGCTGGCCCCACCACTGTGCCTGAAGGGCTTCGTGGAAGGTGCGCGCCGGATTCTCGGGAACCCAGTCGCACACTGCGGCGATTTCCTCCAGCTCCCTCTTCCGCTGAGAATTCTTTTCTTTCTCGGCCAAATCGGTGGCCAGCTTCGCATAGCGCCTGGACCAGATCGTCATGGCATCGCAGGTGACCATGACGGCTTCCAGGAATGGCTTCTTGTAAGCAAGGTCACGGGGCTCCGAGAGCGCGGCCAGCTTTGCCTGGGCCTCCTCGCGGATACCCTTGACGCCGCGAGTCAGGATCTTCGAGAAGTCCGGCGTCCAGTTCTGCGAGTGCCGCATGGGCGAGGTTGCCATAACGACAATCGTCATCATGATCGTGTTCTTGGGGTCCGGGCCGTACATCATGAACCGCGTTTCCTCCGGCAGTGACCGGATGAAATTGGTCGCGTAGTCCTTGCCTGCCCAGCAGGGCGTGAGAACCTCGTTGATGATTGTCGCATCCTCATCCGTAACGGTGACTTCGCCGGGCTTGCCCTTGTTCTTGCGGAACATCTCCACGCCAGCGGGCATGACGCTGCCGTCGAGTTCAGGGTAAACCATGCCCCACCGGCCGAGCCAAGTATTGGGCCGGCCGACGATGAGCTCGTCCGGAAAGATCACCAC
The genomic region above belongs to Phycisphaerae bacterium and contains:
- a CDS encoding glycyl radical protein, with amino-acid sequence MTTTDTQTLSAQELAIANGKKVVHGTATDRVLRMYEAIRAYGPPRVSLDRAVLFTESFKETENQPLVMRWAKALKHFAEKAQVVIFPDELIVGRPNTWLGRWGMVYPELDGSVMPAGVEMFRKNKGKPGEVTVTDEDATIINEVLTPCWAGKDYATNFIRSLPEETRFMMYGPDPKNTIMMTIVVMATSPMRHSQNWTPDFSKILTRGVKGIREEAQAKLAALSEPRDLAYKKPFLEAVMVTCDAMTIWSRRYAKLATDLAEKEKNSQRKRELEEIAAVCDWVPENPARTFHEALQAQWWGQLFNRIEQTSSAMGQGRWDQYLWPFYRKDVAEGRITKESATELLHCVWLQMAQCVELKLNPVAAAGTEGFSKFEDICLGGQTPDALDATNDLTYLILESTRALQITCPEPCVRIHANTPDRLLHYVAEVIKDGKGFPKLLNDEMVIPFYLANGATLKEALDWTISGCCENRLINRETNVTGNGGINYGSVVEMTFRNGQLKVFKDLQFGVTTGDPRSWTSYDDVWKAFCRQLEHLAAHALIQQHVALRMKPNYFAAPATSMLHDLAMAECRDLHSHGDYIPGAIDHGCFEAIGKATAVDSLATVKHLIFDTKKLTWDQLLTAIENNWEGHEAVRQMCLNAPKYGNGIEWVDAIGFEIERFVLGFLHKHPKPHDQAFLLRQIPITFHVPMGKVTWATPNGRKAGEYLSEGISASHGMDVKGPTVSLNSMARARNVSYREKGGDLINLKFSPANVAGEEGTRRLMQIIRTWCDLKHWHIQFNIINKETLLAAQKDPEKYRNLIVRIAGYSAYFVDLSPMQQAEIIARTEERIG